One genomic region from Mesorhizobium terrae encodes:
- a CDS encoding glycosyltransferase family 4 protein: MTAMPASPAPQSPSRDTSPLAVQVVRQYLPNRGGLEEVVANLSTQLRKHGYRVRVVTLDRRFTALDETLPAIETIDGIEVVRIPFSGSTRYPLAPQVFRHIGDADIVHVHAIDFFFDALAWTRLFHGKPMVATTHGGFFHTEKHAGLKTIWFNTATRLSALAYRRLIGCSAQDTRTFQAIAGNRVIQIDNGVDTRKFADSGSRQAVRNIVTLGRFSINKRLDNLLDATRKLVDHSKDWHLDIVGVPGDLSEAELRRMIAERSLDSHVDVHIGLPNQEIRNVLGRCSLFASASDYEGFGLVAVEALSAGLMPVLNANTAYKDLASRHGEIRICDFADSDATAAAIEAAFDVILADTQRYRLSAMQAASAYSWDQVAEHYVDVYREVLGRHAPVTRAVPAPEPR; this comes from the coding sequence ATAACTGCCATGCCCGCATCGCCCGCCCCCCAATCGCCCAGCCGCGACACCAGCCCATTGGCGGTGCAGGTCGTGCGACAATATCTGCCCAACCGCGGCGGATTGGAGGAGGTCGTTGCCAATCTTTCGACACAGCTTCGCAAACACGGCTACCGCGTGCGTGTCGTCACGCTCGACCGGCGTTTCACGGCGCTCGACGAGACCTTGCCGGCCATCGAGACCATCGACGGTATCGAGGTCGTGCGCATTCCTTTTTCAGGCAGCACACGCTACCCCCTCGCACCACAGGTCTTTCGCCACATCGGCGATGCCGACATCGTGCATGTTCACGCCATCGACTTTTTCTTCGATGCTTTGGCCTGGACACGTCTCTTCCACGGCAAGCCGATGGTCGCCACGACCCATGGCGGCTTCTTTCACACTGAAAAACATGCCGGACTGAAGACGATCTGGTTCAACACCGCTACGCGTCTGTCCGCCCTAGCCTATCGCCGCCTGATCGGCTGCAGCGCCCAGGATACACGCACATTCCAGGCAATCGCCGGAAATCGCGTCATCCAGATCGACAACGGCGTCGATACCCGGAAATTCGCTGACTCCGGCTCGCGGCAAGCCGTTCGCAACATCGTCACGCTCGGCCGTTTCTCGATCAACAAACGGCTGGACAATCTGCTCGATGCCACGCGCAAGCTCGTCGATCATTCCAAGGATTGGCATCTCGACATCGTCGGTGTGCCTGGAGATTTGAGCGAAGCGGAACTGCGGCGAATGATCGCCGAACGCAGCCTCGATAGTCACGTCGATGTCCATATCGGGCTGCCGAACCAGGAGATCCGCAATGTGCTCGGCCGCTGCTCGCTGTTCGCTTCGGCTTCAGACTATGAGGGTTTTGGTCTTGTCGCTGTGGAGGCACTAAGCGCAGGTTTGATGCCCGTGTTGAATGCCAATACGGCTTACAAAGACCTCGCTTCCAGGCACGGCGAAATCAGAATTTGCGACTTTGCCGACAGCGACGCGACCGCGGCAGCGATCGAGGCTGCCTTCGATGTCATCCTTGCCGACACTCAGCGCTATCGCTTGTCCGCCATGCAAGCTGCGTCCGCCTACTCCTGGGATCAGGTCGCCGAACATTATGTCGACGTCTACCGCGAGGTGCTGGGTCGCCACGCGCCCGTGACACGCGCCGTACCGGCGCCCGAACCACGTTAG
- a CDS encoding GumC family protein, giving the protein MDIDIFQLPGILKRRAHYVVLTVLACLLLAMAFLATQKPYFRSTAEILLDLNRGSVVGTGGSANGQVSAQQSVGSQIYVLQSRDVLREVVKTLNLTDDPYLAATGGGLRQRLFGGAPPATTGDRTDAVVDALIKNLTVEQAGESLVLTVSMKHRDSEMAAKIANAVVEAYLNSSDQSQTDAGQRTSTALQAQTEALRRRLLDALAVAEKFRTENGLISTGQQGLVTDQQLAGLNQQLLAARQVAEQQKAIADQANQLNISNVETGAIAEALQSATLTDLRSRYAQLLDRQAELATSLGSEHPQMRAVRSQVATMRTTIENELQRIRKTAASNAERAKANLDSLQTRFDAQAGANSEEGKARIKLAQLESEAASINAVYQSFLTRSEELGRQQDIGKGNSRVISAAIPSSTPVQAPKSIVLIAAVLFGLAAGSVLAVLRDAISGAVRSERELMVATGAPMLATVDRMVESGKPGWRQRLAQAFRLRRAGDPPLRIKGKLVPELGLARVNRLLGLRREDGLPTVVAVVAADPTQISERAATGIAHQLHGLGEDVYLFNGMLRPETGLRQRDARGVGEVAEQHPLKDVLVYERVGNSSKRSGALLSLASELERSTAKTSPFFIVDACGTEAQELLPVLLKYADGIIVQSEIGSTHKNDLAVLVSEIEPWREKLIGNIVVGKKAA; this is encoded by the coding sequence ATGGACATAGACATTTTTCAACTGCCTGGGATTCTGAAGCGACGGGCACACTATGTCGTGCTGACCGTGCTGGCCTGCCTACTCCTGGCTATGGCCTTTCTCGCAACGCAAAAACCCTATTTTCGTTCGACGGCCGAAATCCTGCTCGATCTCAATCGTGGCTCAGTGGTTGGCACTGGCGGTTCCGCCAACGGTCAGGTCAGCGCGCAGCAGTCGGTTGGCAGTCAGATCTACGTGCTGCAATCGCGCGACGTGCTGCGCGAAGTGGTCAAGACCCTCAATCTAACGGACGATCCCTATCTTGCAGCGACGGGCGGCGGGCTTCGGCAGCGCCTGTTCGGCGGGGCGCCGCCGGCGACGACTGGCGATCGTACCGACGCGGTTGTCGATGCGCTGATCAAAAACCTGACCGTGGAACAAGCTGGCGAGTCACTGGTGCTGACAGTGTCGATGAAGCATCGCGACAGCGAAATGGCGGCCAAGATCGCCAACGCCGTCGTGGAAGCCTACCTAAACAGTTCCGACCAATCGCAAACTGATGCCGGTCAGCGCACCAGCACCGCTCTTCAGGCGCAGACCGAGGCCTTGCGCCGGCGGCTGCTCGACGCCCTTGCGGTGGCGGAGAAGTTCCGCACCGAGAACGGGCTGATCAGCACGGGTCAGCAGGGATTGGTCACTGACCAGCAACTGGCGGGGCTGAACCAGCAGCTTCTGGCGGCTCGCCAGGTTGCCGAGCAGCAAAAGGCAATCGCTGATCAAGCCAATCAGCTCAACATCTCCAATGTCGAAACCGGGGCTATCGCAGAGGCCCTGCAGTCGGCGACACTGACCGACCTGCGCAGCCGCTACGCGCAATTGCTCGACCGGCAGGCGGAGTTGGCCACCAGCCTGGGTTCCGAACATCCGCAAATGCGTGCGGTACGCTCGCAGGTCGCGACCATGCGCACCACGATCGAGAACGAGTTGCAACGCATCCGCAAGACGGCCGCATCCAACGCCGAGCGCGCGAAAGCCAATCTGGATTCGCTGCAGACGCGTTTTGACGCTCAGGCCGGCGCAAACAGCGAGGAAGGCAAGGCACGTATTAAGCTGGCGCAACTCGAGAGCGAGGCTGCTTCGATCAACGCGGTCTATCAGTCTTTCCTCACCCGCTCGGAAGAACTCGGGCGCCAGCAAGACATCGGCAAAGGCAATTCCCGTGTCATTTCCGCAGCCATTCCCTCATCGACACCGGTGCAGGCTCCGAAGAGCATCGTGCTCATAGCCGCAGTTCTGTTCGGCCTGGCCGCAGGCAGCGTGCTGGCCGTGCTTCGCGATGCGATCAGTGGTGCCGTACGCTCCGAGCGCGAGCTGATGGTTGCGACCGGTGCACCGATGCTGGCCACCGTTGACCGCATGGTGGAAAGCGGCAAGCCCGGTTGGCGCCAACGTCTTGCCCAGGCCTTCCGATTGAGACGCGCCGGCGATCCGCCGCTTCGGATCAAGGGCAAATTGGTGCCTGAACTTGGCCTAGCCAGGGTCAATCGTCTGCTTGGACTTCGCCGCGAAGACGGGTTGCCGACGGTTGTCGCGGTGGTGGCCGCCGATCCGACGCAGATCAGCGAGCGTGCCGCCACAGGCATCGCCCATCAGCTGCATGGCCTCGGCGAGGACGTCTATCTGTTCAACGGCATGTTGCGGCCGGAGACGGGATTGCGGCAACGCGACGCCCGTGGTGTCGGTGAAGTCGCCGAACAGCATCCGTTGAAGGACGTCCTGGTCTACGAGCGCGTCGGTAACAGTTCCAAGCGGTCGGGAGCGCTGCTTTCACTGGCGTCCGAGCTGGAACGATCGACCGCCAAAACCTCGCCCTTCTTCATCGTCGACGCTTGCGGCACGGAAGCGCAGGAATTGTTGCCGGTGCTGCTGAAATATGCCGATGGCATCATCGTCCAGTCTGAAATCGGTTCCACCCACAAGAATGATTTGGCGGTGCTGGTCAGCGAGATCGAGCCGTGGCGCGAGAAACTGATCGGTAACATTGTTGTCGGAAAGAAAGCCGCGTGA
- a CDS encoding VanZ family protein — protein sequence MILISRLVSVFLLSLIIFATLSPIGLRPHLGDPNLERAVAYLLFGAALALGFPHHAWRTTFFVVGVAVLLEALQLIDPGRHGRFKDMAVKAVAGILGVLIITIATRVLRRLRA from the coding sequence ATGATTCTCATTTCGCGCCTTGTCTCGGTCTTTCTCCTGTCCCTGATCATTTTCGCGACCCTCTCGCCGATCGGCTTGAGGCCACATCTTGGCGACCCCAATCTGGAACGGGCGGTTGCCTATCTGCTGTTCGGTGCCGCACTCGCACTTGGCTTTCCTCACCATGCCTGGCGAACGACTTTCTTCGTCGTTGGCGTAGCGGTGCTACTCGAAGCATTGCAGCTTATCGACCCCGGTCGTCATGGTCGCTTCAAGGATATGGCGGTCAAAGCCGTGGCCGGCATCCTCGGGGTTTTGATCATCACCATAGCGACGAGGGTCTTGCGTCGTTTGCGAGCCTGA
- a CDS encoding glycoside hydrolase family 5 protein, translated as MAKQLRLTKRILTMFLATAALLPQTASAGCLSGVNLAGAEFGNVPGVYGKDYAYPSATTIGYFAKKGFNAVRLPFLWERLQPDLNKAFDETERSRLADTVAQLKGAGMIVILDPHNYGRYRDVEIGSDAVPDTAFADLWKRLATEYRNDPAIQFGLMNEPHDIDVTQWLTSANAAIAAIRQAGANNLVLVPGTNWTGAHSWQNEDPKQANGTVMLGVVDPANNYAFEVHQYLDSNFSGTHKTCDRADDALTALKDFSTWLRKNDKRGFLGEFGGAANRTCMTGITAMTAFVDANSDVWTGWTYWAGGDWWPESEALNIQPTPKGDRPQLKALEAAGRLPPRKGACPAFQKKG; from the coding sequence ATGGCCAAGCAACTCCGGCTAACAAAGCGGATCCTGACGATGTTCCTCGCCACGGCAGCCCTTTTGCCCCAGACCGCATCAGCCGGGTGCCTGAGCGGTGTCAACCTGGCCGGTGCCGAGTTCGGCAACGTGCCCGGTGTTTACGGCAAGGACTATGCTTATCCGAGCGCCACGACGATCGGCTATTTCGCCAAAAAAGGTTTCAACGCCGTGCGCCTGCCGTTTCTGTGGGAGCGGCTCCAGCCCGACCTCAACAAGGCTTTCGACGAGACCGAACGGAGCCGGCTGGCCGATACCGTGGCGCAGCTCAAGGGGGCGGGAATGATCGTCATCCTCGATCCGCACAATTATGGACGATACCGGGATGTGGAAATCGGTTCCGACGCTGTCCCGGATACCGCTTTCGCCGATTTGTGGAAGCGCCTGGCAACCGAATATCGCAACGATCCGGCAATCCAGTTCGGATTGATGAACGAACCGCACGACATCGATGTCACGCAATGGCTGACGTCCGCGAACGCAGCGATCGCCGCCATTCGCCAGGCCGGCGCGAACAATCTCGTGCTGGTGCCCGGCACCAACTGGACTGGCGCGCACAGCTGGCAGAACGAAGATCCCAAACAAGCGAACGGCACCGTCATGCTGGGCGTCGTCGACCCCGCCAACAACTACGCCTTCGAGGTTCACCAATATCTCGACAGCAATTTCTCCGGCACGCACAAAACCTGCGATCGGGCAGACGATGCTTTGACGGCACTGAAGGACTTCTCTACCTGGCTGCGCAAGAACGACAAGCGCGGTTTTCTTGGTGAATTCGGGGGCGCCGCCAATCGGACCTGCATGACCGGCATCACGGCGATGACAGCCTTCGTCGATGCCAATTCCGATGTCTGGACGGGCTGGACCTATTGGGCCGGTGGCGATTGGTGGCCGGAGAGCGAGGCGCTGAATATTCAGCCGACCCCAAAAGGGGACCGGCCGCAACTAAAGGCGCTGGAGGCCGCCGGCCGTCTGCCGCCTCGAAAGGGCGCCTGCCCGGCGTTTCAAAAGAAAGGCTGA